CGATCACCCGGTCTGCATGCTCATCCTTCACCATATATGCCATAGCATCGGCAAGGATCAGACGACCTTCCGCATCCGTATTACAGATTTCAATCTTCTTTCCGCCATAGGAACCGATCACGTCTCCCGGAACCAGCGCAGACGGGCTGATCCTGTTTTCACACATTGGGATTACGCCGGTTACATTGACCTTGACCTGATTTGCTGCAAGTGCATAAATTGCCGCCGCAACTGCCGCACCGCCTGCCATATCGCCTTTGATCCCCATCATGGATCCTGCCGGTTTCAGACAGTACCCGCCGGTATCACAGGTCACTCCCTTTCCAACCAGTCCGGTTACCGGTGCCTCTTCGTCCCCACGATAGCGCATTACCAGCATACACGGTGGATTCTCACTGCTCTTTCCCACACTGGTCAGCGCTTCCATGCCCATTGCATTTAATTTACTGTATACGATCAATTCACATTCTACAGATGTTTCTTTCATATGCTCCATGATCTCTCTTGCAAAGTCCATCGGATGAAACAGATTTCCCGGTGCATTCACCATATTTCTTGCCCAGCTCTGTGCCTCTGCCAGAGAAATCCCCTGTTTTAATTCCCCCTGTGCTGCCGGATACAGATTTTCATCGATTCCAGTCAGTGTCACATCCGGAATTTCTTTCGGTTCCTCTCCCGGAAGACAGATTTCATAAGCTCCGGTATAAATTCCTTCGATCACGGCGCTGACTGCCCGCACACCTGCTGCTTCAAGAAACGGACGGATGTCCATCTCATACGCCTTGATCCCCATTCCTTTCACCGCGCCGGCTGCTCCTGCGGACAGTTCCTGAATGTTACGGATCGTAAGCGGTTCCTTCCCCTGTCCGATATAAACCGTCAGATTCTCATCCAGACCGCCCACTCTGGATACTGCCTGATAATCTGCTGACACGTATGTCAGATTTTCTGCCTCTTTTTTTCCGATAAATGCCACCCGTACGGATGCCTTTTTTTGTTCTGCTAATACAATCACGTTCGTCATCCTCCTTCTATGTCAAATGTTTGAATCCTTTTCCTGCTACTTTTTCCGCTTCTGTAATAATCACCAGTGCTTTGTCATCCACTTTGTGGATCCGCTTCTGCAAAAGCTCGCATTCCTTCTTTTCTGACACGCACATCACCACACGCTGTACCTCACTGGAATAACCGCCTTCTCCTTTTAATACGGTCACGCCGATCTTCCTGTCCAGAAATACCTGACGTACCTTATCGGTAGATTCGGCAATCACGATCATCAGATTTTTTGCATCTGCATTCTCCAGCATATGATCCATGAACATTCCCGAAATATACACCGTCACAACCGCATATAATAAGCTTTCAATATTACGATATACCATTGCAGAGGCAAGTACAACCGCAATATTCAATCCCGAGATCCAGGCGCCTACCTGAAACTGCGGATTGCATTTCTGCATGATCAGTCCCAGAAGAGAAATGCCCCCGGTGTTGGACTGTCCCATATGCACCAGCGCCAGACCGATCCCCATCATGGCTCCGCAAAACATAGCCGCCAGAAGAGGATTTCCTTTGTATACCGGAATCCTGACGATCACCAGATCTGTCACAATGGA
This window of the Mediterraneibacter gnavus ATCC 29149 genome carries:
- a CDS encoding leucyl aminopeptidase family protein encodes the protein MTNVIVLAEQKKASVRVAFIGKKEAENLTYVSADYQAVSRVGGLDENLTVYIGQGKEPLTIRNIQELSAGAAGAVKGMGIKAYEMDIRPFLEAAGVRAVSAVIEGIYTGAYEICLPGEEPKEIPDVTLTGIDENLYPAAQGELKQGISLAEAQSWARNMVNAPGNLFHPMDFAREIMEHMKETSVECELIVYSKLNAMGMEALTSVGKSSENPPCMLVMRYRGDEEAPVTGLVGKGVTCDTGGYCLKPAGSMMGIKGDMAGGAAVAAAIYALAANQVKVNVTGVIPMCENRISPSALVPGDVIGSYGGKKIEICNTDAEGRLILADAMAYMVKDEHADRVIDIATLTGAVVGMLGFSTAGLLSDDDAFCGAFLKAAQTSGERYWRLPIFEEQKQMIESKIADIKNMGRDYCGTITAGLFIQAFAQGRPWIHLDIAGTAWTDNPLYQGQPQGATAAGTSSLYYLLAGGEETCF
- a CDS encoding YitT family protein gives rise to the protein MEAKNWKTEKETIIRCVLLNLAGVFIYAVGINSFAAPHKIAPGGASGIAILINYLTGCPIGLFVFVFNIPLLLIIVVKKYFPRSFVFRTLASTALLSIVTDLVIVRIPVYKGNPLLAAMFCGAMMGIGLALVHMGQSNTGGISLLGLIMQKCNPQFQVGAWISGLNIAVVLASAMVYRNIESLLYAVVTVYISGMFMDHMLENADAKNLMIVIAESTDKVRQVFLDRKIGVTVLKGEGGYSSEVQRVVMCVSEKKECELLQKRIHKVDDKALVIITEAEKVAGKGFKHLT